One region of Vigna angularis cultivar LongXiaoDou No.4 chromosome 10, ASM1680809v1, whole genome shotgun sequence genomic DNA includes:
- the LOC108334905 gene encoding protein RICE SALT SENSITIVE 3 isoform X1: MEEHLTPLAVTHLLQHTLRSLCIHENSQWVYAVFWRILPRNYPPPKWEGQGAYDRSRGNRRNWILVWEDGFCNFAASAAPEINSGDCPTSSVYGNCEFQPYQGLQPELFFKMSHEIYNYGEGLIGKVAADHSHKWIYKEPNDQEINFLSAWHNSADSHPRTWEAQFLSGIKTIALIAVREGVVQLGAVHKVFFPSSPLSLSHPLGKIYFTILLFMELKVIEDLSYVVLLRKKFSYIESIPGVLLPHPSSSAYPYKVEGGYGVPEQWHFQGNHLAPQAELYENHFNLPLKITPSMSSLEALLSKLPSVVPPPHPTQPSQSHHHQLLASPQQRPLEFMGSMQKVAKEELEEEVYRPELDIGESSTSMSGYHHQHHFHQDQNNVTRSGANDGF; encoded by the exons ATGGAGGAACATCTCACTCCACTGGCTGTTACCCATCTCCTTCAACACACTCTCAGAAGTTTGTGCATCCATGAAAATTCCCAATGGGTCTATGCAGTCTTCTGGAGGATCTTGCCAAGAAACTACCCTCCACCCAA GTGGGAAGGACAAGGGGCATATGATAGATCAAGAGGAAACAGAAGGAATTG GATACTGGTGTGGGAAGATGGTTTCTGCAATTTTGCTGCATCGGCAGCTCCTGAAATCAACTCTGGAGATTGTCCCACCTCGTCCGTTTATGGGAACTGTGAATTTCAGCCCTACCAAGGACTGCAACCGGAACTCTTCTTCAAGATGTCCCATGAGATCTACAACTATGGAGAAGG GTTAATAGGAAAAGTTGCTGCAGATCACAGCCACAAGTGGATATACAAAGAGCCTAATGATCAAGAAATCAACTTCTTGTCAGCATGGCACAATTCAGCAGATTCG CACCCTAGGACTTGGGAAGCCCAGTTCCTGTCTGGTATAAAG ACCATAGCTCTTATTGCTGTGAGAGAAGGTGTTGTTCAATTAGGAGCTGTTCACAAGGTTTTTTTTCCCTCTTCTCCTCTCTCTTTGTCTCACCCACTTGGCAAAATCTACTTTACAATTTTACTCTTCATGGAACTGAAGGTGATTGAAGACCTGAGCTATGTTGTTCTTCTAAGAAAAAAGTTCAGCTACATTGAAAGCATCCCTGGTGTGCTGTTGCCACATCCATCATCTTCTGCATACCCTTATAAAGTAGAAGGAGGGTATGGAGTTCCAGAACAATGGCATTTTCAAGGGAACCATCTTGCACCTCAAGCTGAGTTATATGAGAACCACTTCAACTTGCCACTGAAGATAACTCCCTCAATGAGCAGCCTGGAAGCACTTCTGTCAAAGCTGCCCTCAGTGGTGCCACCACCACATCCTACACAACCATCACAGTCCCATCATCATCAACTTCTGGCATCACCCCAGCAAAGGCCACTGGAGTTCATGGGATCAATGCAGAAAGTGGCAAAAGAAGAGTTAGAAGAAGAGGTATACAGACCAGAACTTGACATTGGTGAGAGCAGCACTTCCATGTCAGGCTACCACCATCAACATCACTTCCATCAAGATCAGAATAATGTAACTAGGAGTGGAGCCAACGATGGATTTTGA
- the LOC108334905 gene encoding protein RICE SALT SENSITIVE 3 isoform X3 — protein MEEHLTPLAVTHLLQHTLRSLCIHENSQWVYAVFWRILPRNYPPPKILVWEDGFCNFAASAAPEINSGDCPTSSVYGNCEFQPYQGLQPELFFKMSHEIYNYGEGLIGKVAADHSHKWIYKEPNDQEINFLSAWHNSADSHPRTWEAQFLSGIKTIALIAVREGVVQLGAVHKVIEDLSYVVLLRKKFSYIESIPGVLLPHPSSSAYPYKVEGGYGVPEQWHFQGNHLAPQAELYENHFNLPLKITPSMSSLEALLSKLPSVVPPPHPTQPSQSHHHQLLASPQQRPLEFMGSMQKVAKEELEEEVYRPELDIGESSTSMSGYHHQHHFHQDQNNVTRSGANDGF, from the exons ATGGAGGAACATCTCACTCCACTGGCTGTTACCCATCTCCTTCAACACACTCTCAGAAGTTTGTGCATCCATGAAAATTCCCAATGGGTCTATGCAGTCTTCTGGAGGATCTTGCCAAGAAACTACCCTCCACCCAA GATACTGGTGTGGGAAGATGGTTTCTGCAATTTTGCTGCATCGGCAGCTCCTGAAATCAACTCTGGAGATTGTCCCACCTCGTCCGTTTATGGGAACTGTGAATTTCAGCCCTACCAAGGACTGCAACCGGAACTCTTCTTCAAGATGTCCCATGAGATCTACAACTATGGAGAAGG GTTAATAGGAAAAGTTGCTGCAGATCACAGCCACAAGTGGATATACAAAGAGCCTAATGATCAAGAAATCAACTTCTTGTCAGCATGGCACAATTCAGCAGATTCG CACCCTAGGACTTGGGAAGCCCAGTTCCTGTCTGGTATAAAG ACCATAGCTCTTATTGCTGTGAGAGAAGGTGTTGTTCAATTAGGAGCTGTTCACAAG GTGATTGAAGACCTGAGCTATGTTGTTCTTCTAAGAAAAAAGTTCAGCTACATTGAAAGCATCCCTGGTGTGCTGTTGCCACATCCATCATCTTCTGCATACCCTTATAAAGTAGAAGGAGGGTATGGAGTTCCAGAACAATGGCATTTTCAAGGGAACCATCTTGCACCTCAAGCTGAGTTATATGAGAACCACTTCAACTTGCCACTGAAGATAACTCCCTCAATGAGCAGCCTGGAAGCACTTCTGTCAAAGCTGCCCTCAGTGGTGCCACCACCACATCCTACACAACCATCACAGTCCCATCATCATCAACTTCTGGCATCACCCCAGCAAAGGCCACTGGAGTTCATGGGATCAATGCAGAAAGTGGCAAAAGAAGAGTTAGAAGAAGAGGTATACAGACCAGAACTTGACATTGGTGAGAGCAGCACTTCCATGTCAGGCTACCACCATCAACATCACTTCCATCAAGATCAGAATAATGTAACTAGGAGTGGAGCCAACGATGGATTTTGA
- the LOC108334905 gene encoding protein RICE SALT SENSITIVE 3 isoform X2, whose translation MEEHLTPLAVTHLLQHTLRSLCIHENSQWVYAVFWRILPRNYPPPKWEGQGAYDRSRGNRRNWILVWEDGFCNFAASAAPEINSGDCPTSSVYGNCEFQPYQGLQPELFFKMSHEIYNYGEGLIGKVAADHSHKWIYKEPNDQEINFLSAWHNSADSHPRTWEAQFLSGIKTIALIAVREGVVQLGAVHKVIEDLSYVVLLRKKFSYIESIPGVLLPHPSSSAYPYKVEGGYGVPEQWHFQGNHLAPQAELYENHFNLPLKITPSMSSLEALLSKLPSVVPPPHPTQPSQSHHHQLLASPQQRPLEFMGSMQKVAKEELEEEVYRPELDIGESSTSMSGYHHQHHFHQDQNNVTRSGANDGF comes from the exons ATGGAGGAACATCTCACTCCACTGGCTGTTACCCATCTCCTTCAACACACTCTCAGAAGTTTGTGCATCCATGAAAATTCCCAATGGGTCTATGCAGTCTTCTGGAGGATCTTGCCAAGAAACTACCCTCCACCCAA GTGGGAAGGACAAGGGGCATATGATAGATCAAGAGGAAACAGAAGGAATTG GATACTGGTGTGGGAAGATGGTTTCTGCAATTTTGCTGCATCGGCAGCTCCTGAAATCAACTCTGGAGATTGTCCCACCTCGTCCGTTTATGGGAACTGTGAATTTCAGCCCTACCAAGGACTGCAACCGGAACTCTTCTTCAAGATGTCCCATGAGATCTACAACTATGGAGAAGG GTTAATAGGAAAAGTTGCTGCAGATCACAGCCACAAGTGGATATACAAAGAGCCTAATGATCAAGAAATCAACTTCTTGTCAGCATGGCACAATTCAGCAGATTCG CACCCTAGGACTTGGGAAGCCCAGTTCCTGTCTGGTATAAAG ACCATAGCTCTTATTGCTGTGAGAGAAGGTGTTGTTCAATTAGGAGCTGTTCACAAG GTGATTGAAGACCTGAGCTATGTTGTTCTTCTAAGAAAAAAGTTCAGCTACATTGAAAGCATCCCTGGTGTGCTGTTGCCACATCCATCATCTTCTGCATACCCTTATAAAGTAGAAGGAGGGTATGGAGTTCCAGAACAATGGCATTTTCAAGGGAACCATCTTGCACCTCAAGCTGAGTTATATGAGAACCACTTCAACTTGCCACTGAAGATAACTCCCTCAATGAGCAGCCTGGAAGCACTTCTGTCAAAGCTGCCCTCAGTGGTGCCACCACCACATCCTACACAACCATCACAGTCCCATCATCATCAACTTCTGGCATCACCCCAGCAAAGGCCACTGGAGTTCATGGGATCAATGCAGAAAGTGGCAAAAGAAGAGTTAGAAGAAGAGGTATACAGACCAGAACTTGACATTGGTGAGAGCAGCACTTCCATGTCAGGCTACCACCATCAACATCACTTCCATCAAGATCAGAATAATGTAACTAGGAGTGGAGCCAACGATGGATTTTGA